One Syntrophaceae bacterium DNA window includes the following coding sequences:
- a CDS encoding ATP-dependent helicase — protein MLVIAGAGSGKTRTLTYRVARLLETGTPPERILLATFTNKAAREMLGRVELLTGVDIRRLWGGTFHHIANRVLRRHGERLGYGRNYSIMDKDDTKSLLNACIAEAGIETKGGRFPKGDVLGEIIGFSVNTLTPLDEVIGRKFPHFGGLAGDIHDIAAAYARRKKSLNLMDFDDLLANWLTLLRHETDILREYAGRFEHVLVDEYQDTNSLQAAILDLLGSGHRNLMVVGDDHQSIYSFRGANFENILRFPDRYPDAKLFKLEMNYRSTPQILDLANRTIARNRDQFPKELRAVRKGGFKPVYIPVRNVALQAAFVARRIMDLVMEGIPIREIAVLYRAHYHSMELQMELTKRGIPFEIRSGIRFFEMAHVKDITAYLRVLVNPSDEAAWKRVLGLCEKVGRVTADRVWKALSAEKDPLAAMGNPAWVKRVGKSAAPGLLRLGETISLLRDRIAEQAPADLIHLLLNRGYREDLRERYTDSFSREEDLVQLANFSSRFSSLTDFLAELALLTNTAESEATAGDEERDKVILSSIHQAKGLEWSVVFIIWCAEGMIPLARALEEPGGEEEERRLFYVATTRAKDQLYLCHPLIDYSRGMGMVPLRPSRFIEELEEDVFHPTELPYEQWIIDED, from the coding sequence ATGCTCGTCATCGCCGGCGCGGGGAGCGGCAAGACGCGGACGCTCACGTACCGGGTGGCCCGGCTGCTGGAGACGGGCACACCGCCGGAACGGATTCTCCTGGCCACCTTCACGAACAAGGCCGCCCGGGAAATGCTTGGCCGCGTGGAACTTCTCACGGGGGTGGACATCCGGAGGCTCTGGGGGGGGACCTTCCACCACATCGCCAACCGGGTGCTGCGGCGGCACGGCGAGAGGCTGGGGTACGGCCGCAACTACTCCATCATGGACAAGGACGACACGAAGTCGCTCCTCAACGCCTGCATTGCCGAGGCCGGCATCGAGACGAAAGGGGGGCGTTTCCCGAAGGGGGACGTCCTGGGCGAGATCATCGGCTTTTCCGTCAACACCCTGACCCCGCTGGACGAGGTCATTGGGCGGAAATTCCCCCACTTCGGCGGCCTCGCCGGTGACATCCACGACATCGCAGCAGCTTACGCCCGGCGGAAGAAATCGCTCAACCTCATGGATTTCGACGATCTGCTGGCGAACTGGCTCACCCTGCTTCGACACGAGACGGACATTCTCAGGGAATACGCGGGGCGTTTTGAGCACGTGCTGGTCGACGAGTACCAGGACACCAACAGCCTGCAGGCCGCCATCCTCGATCTGCTGGGCTCCGGGCACCGCAATCTCATGGTCGTGGGCGACGACCACCAGAGCATCTACTCCTTCCGGGGGGCGAACTTCGAAAACATCCTTCGCTTCCCTGACCGGTACCCCGATGCGAAGCTCTTCAAGCTCGAGATGAACTACCGCAGCACGCCGCAAATCCTGGATCTTGCAAACCGGACCATTGCCCGGAACCGCGACCAGTTCCCCAAGGAGCTGAGGGCGGTGCGCAAGGGAGGGTTCAAGCCCGTCTACATCCCCGTGCGCAACGTCGCCCTGCAGGCGGCCTTCGTGGCCCGGCGGATCATGGACCTCGTGATGGAGGGGATCCCAATCCGCGAAATCGCGGTCCTGTACCGTGCCCACTACCACTCCATGGAGCTCCAGATGGAGCTCACGAAGCGCGGCATCCCCTTCGAGATCCGCTCCGGGATCCGCTTTTTCGAGATGGCCCACGTGAAAGACATCACGGCCTACCTCCGGGTGCTCGTCAATCCGTCGGACGAGGCGGCATGGAAGCGTGTTCTCGGGCTCTGCGAGAAGGTGGGCCGGGTGACGGCGGACCGGGTCTGGAAGGCCCTGTCGGCCGAGAAGGATCCCCTGGCCGCGATGGGGAATCCGGCGTGGGTCAAGAGAGTCGGAAAGTCCGCCGCACCGGGGCTCCTGAGGCTGGGCGAGACGATCAGCCTGCTTCGCGACAGGATTGCCGAGCAGGCGCCGGCCGATCTCATCCACCTGCTGCTCAACCGCGGGTACCGGGAAGACCTGCGGGAGAGATACACGGACAGCTTTTCCCGTGAAGAGGACCTGGTCCAGCTGGCCAACTTTTCCAGCCGCTTCTCGAGCCTGACGGACTTTCTCGCGGAACTCGCCCTGCTGACGAACACGGCGGAAAGCGAGGCGACCGCGGGGGACGAGGAACGGGACAAGGTGATCCTCAGTTCCATCCACCAGGCCAAAGGTCTGGAGTGGTCCGTCGTGTTCATCATTTGGTGCGCCGAGGGGATGATCCCCCTGGCCCGGGCCCTGGAGGAACCGGGAGGGGAAGAGGAGGAGAGACGGCTGTTCTACGTGGCGACGACGCGCGCGAAGGACCAGCTCTACCTGTGCCACCCGCTCATCGATTACTCGAGGGGGATGGGCATGGTGCCGCTTCGCCCGTCGCGGTTCATCGAGGAACTCGAGGAGGACGTCTTCCACCCGACGGAGCTGCCTTACGAGCAGTGGATCATCGATGAAGACTGA
- a CDS encoding histone-lysine N-methyltransferase has product MARWNKEKRVLDHEHTKFWRYELKDVEQPNLQKDVFPYDEVCRIVFDHKLVSMSPAEEIFITDTTFRDGQQARPPYTVKQIADLFKMLSRLGGERGVIRQTEFFLYSQRDREALDACRSMNLRYPEITGWIRAVKEDVPLVKAAGLKETGILTSVSDYHIFLKLGVTRRQAMDMYLDVVRSILEAGIVARCHFEDLTRSDIYGFVIPFAIELMKLREQSGIDVKIRLCDTMGYGVTYPGAALPRSVDKIVRAFIEDAGVPGRLLEWHGHNDFHKALINATTAWLYGCSAANGTLMGIGERTGNPPVEGLIFEYIQLHGENHGIDTTVITEIADYVRREMNFKIAPNYPFVGSEFNVTRAGVHLDGLVKNEEIYNIFDTAKILKRPIMLEITDKSGKAGIVHWINSRLDLKNGEAIDKRHPGISAIHKWVMKQYEGGRMTSISNDEMEKVVRKFLPELFMSDLEKIKYRAAQAAVAVVQQVIEHPVMKGMNPELQEPVMQQFIDENPSIQFAYVVDTNGRKITRNITHIADRSKYENFGVGTDYSNREWFIRPMESGKIHVTDFYISKMTGALCITVSAPIVDEHDEIRGVFGVDIRFEEWTKSVDLISEATERALKAEYEAKKKSDHWF; this is encoded by the coding sequence ATGGCCAGGTGGAACAAGGAAAAGAGGGTTCTCGATCACGAGCATACGAAATTCTGGCGCTACGAGCTGAAGGACGTCGAGCAGCCCAACCTGCAGAAGGACGTCTTCCCCTACGACGAGGTCTGCAGGATCGTCTTCGATCACAAGCTCGTGTCGATGAGCCCCGCCGAGGAGATCTTCATCACCGACACGACCTTCCGGGACGGACAGCAGGCCCGCCCGCCCTACACGGTCAAGCAGATCGCCGATCTTTTCAAGATGCTGAGCCGCCTCGGGGGCGAGAGGGGCGTCATCCGCCAGACCGAGTTCTTCCTCTACAGCCAGCGCGACCGGGAGGCCCTGGATGCCTGCCGCAGCATGAACCTGCGATACCCCGAGATCACCGGCTGGATCCGCGCCGTCAAGGAGGACGTCCCCCTCGTGAAGGCCGCAGGCCTCAAGGAGACGGGCATCCTCACATCCGTGTCGGACTACCACATCTTCCTCAAGCTGGGCGTGACTCGCCGGCAGGCCATGGATATGTACCTCGACGTGGTGCGCTCCATCCTCGAGGCCGGAATCGTCGCCCGCTGCCACTTCGAGGACCTCACCCGCTCGGACATCTACGGGTTCGTGATCCCCTTCGCCATCGAGCTGATGAAGCTCCGGGAGCAGAGCGGCATCGACGTCAAGATCCGCCTTTGCGACACCATGGGCTACGGGGTCACCTACCCCGGGGCAGCCCTTCCCCGAAGCGTCGACAAGATCGTCCGGGCCTTCATCGAGGATGCCGGCGTCCCCGGCAGACTGCTCGAGTGGCACGGTCACAATGACTTCCACAAGGCCCTGATCAACGCCACCACGGCCTGGCTCTACGGCTGCAGCGCCGCCAACGGCACCCTGATGGGCATCGGCGAGCGGACGGGCAATCCGCCCGTGGAGGGGCTCATCTTCGAGTACATCCAGCTGCACGGCGAAAACCACGGGATCGACACGACGGTGATCACGGAGATCGCGGACTACGTCCGGCGCGAGATGAACTTCAAGATCGCGCCCAACTATCCTTTTGTCGGCTCCGAGTTCAACGTCACGCGCGCCGGCGTGCACCTCGACGGCCTCGTGAAGAACGAGGAGATCTACAACATCTTCGACACGGCCAAGATCCTCAAGCGCCCCATCATGCTCGAGATCACCGACAAGTCGGGAAAGGCGGGCATCGTCCACTGGATCAACTCCCGGCTGGACCTCAAGAACGGAGAGGCGATCGACAAGCGCCACCCCGGCATCTCGGCGATCCACAAGTGGGTCATGAAGCAGTACGAGGGGGGCCGGATGACGAGCATCTCCAACGACGAGATGGAGAAGGTCGTGCGGAAGTTCCTGCCCGAGCTCTTCATGTCCGATCTCGAGAAGATCAAGTACCGCGCGGCCCAGGCCGCCGTGGCGGTGGTGCAGCAGGTGATCGAGCACCCCGTCATGAAGGGGATGAACCCGGAGCTGCAGGAGCCGGTCATGCAGCAGTTCATCGACGAGAACCCGTCCATCCAGTTTGCCTACGTCGTGGACACCAACGGCAGGAAGATCACGCGGAACATCACCCACATCGCGGACCGGTCGAAGTACGAGAATTTCGGAGTCGGCACGGACTACTCGAACCGCGAGTGGTTCATCCGTCCCATGGAGTCAGGGAAGATCCACGTCACGGACTTTTACATCTCCAAGATGACCGGGGCCCTCTGCATCACTGTCTCGGCGCCGATCGTCGACGAGCACGACGAGATCCGGGGCGTCTTCGGCGTGGATATCCGGTTCGAGGAGTGGACAAAGAGCGTGGACCTGATCTCCGAGGCCACAGAGCGGGCCCTGAAGGCGGAGTACGAGGCGAAGAAGAAATCGGACCACTGGTTCTGA
- the aspS gene encoding aspartate--tRNA ligase: MSDFITKLKRTHYCGHLRAADAGKEVVLMGWVHRRRDHGGVIFVDLRDREGIVQVVFNPEVQAEAHREAHRIRSEFVLALKGTVRRRPEGMENPELATGDVEVMVNRLEILNEAKTPPFVLDAETDISENIRLKYRYLDLRRPELQKNIILRSRVAAATREYFISKGFVEVETPMLAKSTPEGARDYLVPSRVNLGTFYALPQSPQTFKQLLMIAGFDRYFQIARCFRDEDLRADRQPEFTQIDVEMSFIDEEDIISTMEGLMAHIFRAGTGRELQIPFPRITYGDAMERYGRDNPDTRFAMELRDVTELVRGCGFKVFNEVAASGGIVKAIKIEDNRRLSRKDIDGLTNFVADFGAKGLAWARVNADGWTSPIVKFLKPEEVEALNRAMEAREGDLIVFVADTPGIVNDALANLRIHVARKLDLIKPDQLAFTWVVEFPLLEYSDTEKRFVAKHHPFTSPVPEDLPLLDTDPARVRARAYDLVLNGTEIGGGSIRIHRTDVQRKLFQTLGLTAEDTRSKFGFLLDALEFGTPPHGGIAFGFDRLIMIMTGAPSIRDVIAFPKTQKATDAMTDAPSKVSIEQLMELSLKIVQ, encoded by the coding sequence TTGTCAGACTTCATCACGAAACTCAAGAGAACACACTACTGCGGCCATCTCAGGGCCGCCGATGCGGGGAAAGAAGTGGTCCTGATGGGATGGGTGCACCGCCGCCGCGACCACGGCGGTGTCATCTTCGTCGATCTGCGCGACCGTGAGGGCATCGTCCAGGTCGTCTTCAACCCCGAGGTCCAGGCCGAAGCCCACCGGGAGGCCCACCGGATCCGCAGCGAGTTCGTCCTGGCCCTGAAGGGGACGGTGCGCAGGCGCCCCGAGGGCATGGAGAACCCGGAGCTGGCCACCGGTGACGTCGAGGTCATGGTGAACAGGCTCGAGATCCTCAACGAGGCGAAAACACCTCCCTTCGTCCTCGACGCCGAGACGGACATCTCGGAGAACATCCGGCTCAAGTACCGCTACCTCGACCTGCGCAGGCCCGAGCTGCAGAAAAACATCATCCTGCGGAGCCGCGTGGCCGCCGCGACACGGGAGTATTTCATCTCGAAGGGGTTTGTCGAGGTGGAGACGCCGATGCTCGCGAAGAGCACTCCCGAGGGGGCCCGGGACTACCTCGTGCCGAGCCGCGTGAACCTTGGGACCTTCTACGCCCTGCCGCAATCGCCGCAGACCTTCAAGCAGCTGCTCATGATCGCGGGCTTCGACCGCTACTTCCAGATCGCCCGGTGCTTCCGTGACGAGGACCTCCGGGCGGACCGCCAGCCCGAGTTCACCCAGATCGACGTGGAGATGTCCTTCATCGACGAGGAGGACATCATCTCGACCATGGAGGGCCTCATGGCCCATATCTTCAGGGCCGGCACGGGCCGGGAGCTCCAGATCCCCTTCCCGCGGATCACCTACGGGGATGCCATGGAGCGCTACGGGCGGGACAACCCCGACACCCGCTTCGCCATGGAGCTGCGAGATGTGACGGAGCTCGTCAGGGGCTGCGGCTTCAAGGTGTTCAACGAGGTGGCGGCAAGCGGCGGCATCGTCAAGGCCATCAAGATCGAAGACAACCGGAGGCTCTCCCGCAAGGACATCGACGGGCTGACGAACTTCGTGGCCGACTTCGGCGCCAAGGGGCTCGCCTGGGCGCGCGTGAACGCCGACGGGTGGACCTCGCCCATCGTGAAGTTTCTCAAGCCCGAAGAGGTCGAGGCCCTCAACCGGGCCATGGAGGCCCGCGAGGGCGACCTGATCGTTTTCGTGGCGGACACCCCCGGCATCGTCAACGACGCGCTGGCCAACCTGCGAATCCACGTGGCCCGCAAGCTCGACCTCATCAAGCCTGACCAGCTCGCCTTCACGTGGGTCGTCGAGTTTCCGCTGCTGGAGTACAGCGACACGGAGAAGCGCTTCGTGGCCAAGCACCACCCCTTCACGTCGCCCGTGCCGGAGGATCTCCCGCTGCTCGACACGGACCCCGCACGGGTGCGAGCCCGGGCCTACGACCTCGTGCTGAACGGCACCGAGATCGGCGGCGGCAGCATCAGGATCCACCGCACCGACGTCCAGCGGAAACTCTTCCAGACGCTGGGGCTCACCGCCGAGGACACGCGGAGCAAGTTCGGGTTCCTGCTCGACGCCCTCGAGTTCGGCACGCCGCCGCACGGCGGCATCGCCTTCGGCTTCGACCGCCTGATCATGATCATGACCGGCGCGCCATCGATCCGGGACGTCATCGCCTTCCCCAAGACCCAGAAGGCGACCGACGCCATGACCGACGCGCCGTCGAAGGTGAGCATCGAGCAGCTCATGGAGCTGTCGCTGAAGATCGTCCAGTGA
- a CDS encoding histidine--tRNA ligase, translated as MKIITAVRGFKDILPGESEKWQHVEAKARAVFGAFGFREIILPILEKTELFKRSIGETTDIVEKEMYTFTDRGDESLTMRPEATASVMRAYLEHGLYASESLVKLYTIGPMFRRERPQKGRFRQFNQINAELLGSKDPRMDAEVILMLMHFLRCVGVADARLEVNSLGCPACRPAFRDVIRSYLAERQEGLCEDCRRRLSANPLRVFDCKVEGCKAVVTSAPLLIEFLCAECRGHFDEVQSCLRRFDTPFEVNARMVRGLDYYTKTAFEVTTGALGAQNAIAGGGRYDRLVEDLGGPESPGIGFAVGLERLVAVAPIPDEKVIAAPDLFIAALGKEAQDHAFLLCNRLRMKGLLVETDYGARSLKSQMKRSDRLKCRYTLILGERELQERKALLRNMKDSSQQPVGLDDAENELLRILSKT; from the coding sequence ATGAAGATCATCACCGCCGTTCGCGGGTTCAAGGACATCCTGCCGGGCGAATCGGAAAAATGGCAGCACGTCGAGGCGAAGGCCCGTGCAGTCTTCGGGGCCTTCGGCTTCAGGGAAATCATTCTGCCCATCCTCGAAAAGACGGAGCTTTTCAAGCGTTCCATCGGCGAGACGACGGACATCGTCGAGAAGGAGATGTACACCTTCACAGACCGCGGCGACGAGTCCCTGACGATGCGCCCCGAGGCGACGGCCTCGGTCATGCGCGCCTACCTCGAGCACGGCCTCTACGCATCGGAATCCCTGGTGAAGCTCTACACCATCGGGCCCATGTTCCGCCGCGAGCGGCCCCAGAAGGGCCGGTTCCGCCAGTTCAACCAGATCAACGCGGAACTCCTCGGCTCGAAGGACCCGCGCATGGATGCCGAGGTCATCCTGATGCTCATGCACTTTCTCCGATGCGTCGGCGTTGCGGACGCGCGCCTCGAGGTGAATTCCCTGGGCTGCCCGGCCTGCCGGCCGGCCTTCCGGGACGTGATCCGCTCGTATCTGGCCGAGAGGCAGGAAGGCCTCTGTGAAGACTGCCGGCGGCGCCTCTCGGCGAATCCCCTCCGCGTCTTCGACTGCAAGGTGGAAGGGTGCAAGGCGGTTGTCACCTCGGCCCCCCTGCTCATCGAATTCCTCTGCGCGGAGTGCCGGGGGCACTTTGACGAGGTCCAGTCTTGCCTCAGGCGCTTCGATACCCCCTTCGAGGTCAACGCCCGGATGGTCCGAGGCCTGGACTACTACACGAAGACGGCCTTCGAGGTCACGACGGGTGCCCTGGGGGCGCAGAACGCCATCGCGGGCGGAGGCCGGTACGATCGGCTCGTGGAGGACCTTGGCGGCCCCGAGAGCCCCGGGATCGGCTTTGCCGTCGGCCTGGAGCGGCTTGTCGCCGTGGCCCCCATCCCCGACGAGAAGGTCATCGCGGCGCCCGATCTCTTCATCGCAGCCCTCGGCAAGGAGGCGCAGGACCATGCCTTCCTGCTCTGCAACCGCCTGCGGATGAAGGGGCTCCTCGTCGAGACGGACTACGGGGCGCGGAGCCTCAAGAGCCAGATGAAGCGCTCCGACAGGCTGAAATGCCGCTACACCCTCATCCTCGGCGAGCGGGAACTCCAGGAGAGGAAGGCCCTGCTGCGGAACATGAAGGACAGCTCCCAGCAGCCTGTGGGGCTCGATGACGCCGAGAACGAGCTGCTGCGCATTCTTTCGAAGACCTGA
- a CDS encoding DNA internalization-related competence protein ComEC/Rec2: MIKRPLPLLLVFFIAGIVTAFAFPVPSAWALATLAAGGTLSLVFFAARRHTAAFIAAAVGFVALGILGLGPILYGEPAPDHVVHWAEKGKIVLDGVVAENPRLSEDRTSLVLEVVRVECGGVPYGASGRLLLSVGDHTRDFKYGDYVRTAVRLKHPRSFANPGAFDYSRHLRLQGIRVRGHVDDPRKIVIIREGVGLPWRQTLERFRTRIRDRIRSQAPFPEGTLIQALALGEKSEMPRQLLDQFARTGTAHILAISGLHVGIIALIAFFVVRTLLKTSEYLLLRLNIQKVSALFAFLPVAAYAFVAGLGMSTMRALLMTLALLTAVLMGRARDLPNTLALAAFAILVFCPAALFDISFQLSFAAVAALLLLMPGITERLAAWKRRPGAHMVQLMRHAAANVTLFLSVSAAATLGTLPLIVYYFNRVPNITLAANLVLVPLLGFVVLPLSLLLVLIAPISETLSAPLIDLTVWFARLGLDFNGRLASLPWSSSVLTTPSLAEVAACYVILLTAALMLGLPGRREGGVLFFRTPRRAAAVLALAVFFLAGHAAWFSLKPGNRETLRVTFLDVGHGSSTLVELPGGKRMLIDGGGFYDDRFDMGRYVVAPFLWHSRIGKIDTVVLTHPHPDHVNGLPFILEHFDVEEVWSNGDEARVHWGAPLVEKMGQRGIAPRILTSKSPPIDLGEVRIRILNPPEALTPGEVPGERQTNERALVLQLLWRDASFLLPSDIGAATEPSILARAGALQSGVLLAPHHGSAYSGTGPFLRAVRPEAIVISAGRPVREDVLERYRRTGAAVWRTDLHGALRITTDGRRYEVVPFKSP; the protein is encoded by the coding sequence GTGATCAAGCGCCCCCTTCCTCTCTTACTTGTTTTTTTCATCGCCGGGATCGTGACGGCCTTCGCCTTTCCTGTCCCGAGTGCATGGGCGCTGGCCACCCTCGCCGCCGGGGGCACCCTCTCGCTGGTCTTCTTCGCCGCCCGCCGCCATACGGCTGCGTTCATCGCAGCCGCTGTCGGCTTCGTCGCCCTGGGCATCCTGGGGCTGGGCCCGATCCTCTACGGGGAGCCCGCTCCGGACCACGTCGTCCACTGGGCGGAAAAGGGGAAAATCGTCCTCGACGGCGTGGTCGCCGAAAACCCGAGACTCTCCGAGGACCGGACCTCGCTTGTTCTCGAGGTTGTGAGGGTCGAGTGCGGTGGCGTGCCGTACGGCGCAAGCGGGAGATTGCTGCTCTCCGTCGGCGATCACACGCGGGATTTCAAGTACGGGGATTACGTCCGGACGGCAGTCCGCCTGAAGCACCCGCGCAGTTTCGCCAACCCCGGGGCCTTCGACTACTCGCGTCACCTGCGGCTGCAGGGAATCCGGGTGAGGGGCCACGTGGACGATCCGCGGAAGATCGTCATCATCCGCGAGGGGGTGGGGCTGCCCTGGAGGCAAACCCTCGAGCGTTTCCGGACCCGCATCCGTGACCGCATCCGCTCGCAGGCCCCTTTTCCCGAGGGGACCCTGATCCAGGCCCTGGCCTTGGGCGAGAAGAGCGAGATGCCCCGTCAGCTTCTCGATCAGTTCGCGCGGACCGGCACGGCCCATATTCTGGCCATCTCCGGCCTTCACGTCGGGATCATCGCCCTCATCGCCTTCTTCGTTGTTCGAACCCTGCTGAAAACATCCGAGTACCTGCTGCTTCGCCTCAACATCCAGAAAGTATCCGCCCTCTTTGCCTTCCTTCCCGTCGCGGCCTATGCCTTCGTGGCCGGCCTCGGCATGTCCACGATGAGGGCCCTTCTCATGACGCTGGCCCTGCTCACGGCCGTCCTGATGGGCCGCGCGAGGGATCTCCCCAACACCCTGGCCCTTGCCGCCTTTGCCATCCTCGTGTTCTGCCCTGCGGCCCTGTTCGACATCTCCTTTCAGCTTTCCTTCGCGGCCGTCGCGGCCCTCCTGCTCCTGATGCCCGGAATCACGGAGCGCCTGGCGGCCTGGAAGAGGAGGCCGGGGGCGCACATGGTGCAGCTGATGCGGCATGCGGCGGCAAACGTAACCCTTTTCCTGTCGGTCTCTGCGGCCGCCACCCTGGGCACCCTTCCCCTCATCGTGTACTACTTCAACCGGGTCCCCAACATCACCCTCGCGGCCAACCTGGTCCTTGTGCCGCTCCTCGGTTTTGTCGTCCTGCCGCTCTCGCTGCTGCTCGTCCTCATTGCGCCCATCTCCGAGACCCTTTCGGCCCCCCTGATCGACCTCACCGTGTGGTTCGCCCGACTGGGCCTCGATTTCAACGGCCGTCTCGCCTCGCTCCCCTGGTCTTCCTCGGTCCTGACGACCCCTTCGCTCGCCGAGGTGGCGGCCTGCTACGTCATCCTCCTCACGGCGGCTTTGATGCTGGGACTCCCGGGGAGGCGTGAGGGGGGCGTTCTGTTCTTTCGAACGCCGCGCAGGGCGGCGGCCGTGCTGGCGCTGGCGGTCTTCTTCCTCGCGGGCCACGCCGCGTGGTTTTCCCTCAAGCCTGGGAACCGGGAAACACTCCGGGTGACGTTCCTGGATGTGGGACATGGATCCAGCACCCTGGTTGAGCTCCCAGGGGGGAAGAGGATGCTTATCGACGGCGGCGGGTTCTATGACGATCGATTCGACATGGGGCGTTACGTCGTTGCGCCGTTTCTCTGGCACAGCCGGATCGGGAAGATCGACACCGTCGTCCTGACCCATCCGCACCCCGACCATGTCAACGGTCTGCCGTTCATCCTGGAGCACTTCGACGTGGAGGAGGTGTGGTCAAACGGCGATGAGGCCCGGGTCCACTGGGGCGCCCCCCTGGTGGAAAAGATGGGACAGAGGGGGATTGCCCCCCGCATCCTCACGTCGAAATCCCCCCCGATAGACCTGGGCGAGGTGCGGATCCGCATCCTGAACCCCCCGGAAGCCCTTACGCCCGGCGAGGTCCCCGGCGAACGGCAAACCAACGAGCGCGCCCTCGTGCTGCAGCTGCTGTGGAGAGACGCCTCCTTTCTTCTGCCCTCCGACATCGGGGCGGCGACCGAGCCGAGCATCCTGGCCCGCGCCGGAGCGCTGCAAAGCGGGGTCCTCCTGGCGCCGCACCACGGCTCTGCCTATTCCGGCACGGGACCCTTTCTGAGGGCCGTCCGCCCCGAAGCGATCGTCATCAGCGCGGGCCGCCCCGTCCGGGAGGATGTCCTCGAGCGGTACCGCCGCACGGGGGCCGCTGTCTGGCGCACCGACCTTCACGGGGCCCTCCGGATCACCACGGACGGGCGGCGTTACGAGGTCGTGCCCTTCAAAAGCCCATGA